Proteins encoded together in one Citromicrobium bathyomarinum window:
- a CDS encoding conjugal transfer protein TraG has protein sequence MPIKTQQTQAARILWGQIIIVTLVALSFIWAATQWTAWRLGFQPQLGAPMTDVLGWPIYPPWSFFGWWYFYDAYAPRVFVEGAIIAGSGGIAAIAVAIFLSVLRAREARDVTTYGSARWAERKDVESSGLLAQDGVVLGRFENRYLRHDGPEHVLCFAPTRSGKGVGLVVPSLLTWPGSAIVHDIKGENWDLTAGWRSRFSRTLLFDPTDAKSAAYNPLLEVRRGDSEVRDVQNIADILVDPEGLLERRNHWEKTSHSLLVGAILHVLYAEADKTLAGVAALLSDPGRPVESTLAAMMRTPHLGDRPHPVVAQAARELLNKAENERSGVLSTAMSFLSLYRDPVVARVTSRCDWRIEDLVFGTRPTTLYLVVPPSDISRTKPLVRLVLNQIGRRLTEKLNTDRRRHRLLLMLDEFPALGRLDFFESQLAFMAGYGLKAFLIAQSLNQIEKAYGQNNAILDNCHVRVSFATNDERTAKRVSDALGMATEMRAMKNYAGHRLSPWLGHLMVSRQETARALLTPGEIMQLPPDDEIVLVSGAPPIRGKKARYYADPQFKSRIVKPPHLVADRAASDKPQTDDWNGRASIAAPDSRKKTSGDAGEDSDGGIRREPELPEHEDIAPERTVPAREEFAGLDDEPDDDAQRARQMQGRFKSIARQASLDPDDGIEL, from the coding sequence ATGCCGATCAAGACCCAGCAGACACAGGCTGCCAGAATCCTCTGGGGCCAGATCATCATCGTCACGCTGGTCGCGCTCAGCTTCATCTGGGCCGCGACCCAGTGGACCGCATGGCGTCTCGGCTTTCAGCCGCAACTCGGCGCGCCGATGACGGACGTTCTCGGCTGGCCGATCTATCCGCCCTGGAGCTTCTTCGGCTGGTGGTATTTCTACGACGCCTACGCGCCGCGGGTTTTCGTTGAAGGCGCAATCATTGCCGGCAGCGGCGGGATCGCCGCGATCGCCGTCGCCATCTTCCTCTCCGTCCTGCGCGCTCGCGAGGCGCGGGACGTGACCACCTATGGCTCGGCACGATGGGCGGAGCGCAAAGACGTTGAATCGTCCGGTCTGCTCGCCCAGGACGGCGTGGTGCTCGGCCGTTTCGAGAACCGCTATCTCCGTCACGACGGTCCCGAGCATGTCCTGTGTTTTGCACCGACCCGCTCCGGCAAGGGCGTCGGGCTTGTCGTGCCGAGCCTGTTGACCTGGCCGGGCTCGGCTATCGTCCATGACATCAAGGGCGAAAACTGGGACCTCACGGCCGGCTGGCGATCGCGCTTTTCCCGCACCCTCCTGTTCGATCCGACCGACGCGAAGAGCGCGGCCTACAATCCGCTACTCGAAGTCCGGCGCGGCGACAGCGAGGTGCGCGACGTTCAGAACATCGCCGATATCCTGGTCGATCCCGAAGGCCTGCTCGAACGCCGGAACCATTGGGAGAAGACAAGCCATTCGCTGCTTGTCGGCGCGATCCTGCATGTCCTCTATGCCGAGGCCGACAAGACGCTCGCCGGCGTCGCCGCCTTGCTCTCCGATCCAGGACGACCGGTCGAGTCGACGCTTGCGGCCATGATGCGTACGCCCCATCTCGGCGACCGACCGCACCCGGTCGTGGCGCAAGCAGCGCGCGAGCTGCTCAACAAGGCCGAGAACGAACGCTCGGGCGTTCTGTCGACCGCAATGAGTTTCCTCAGTCTTTATCGTGACCCGGTCGTCGCCAGGGTCACCAGCCGCTGCGATTGGCGGATCGAGGATCTTGTTTTCGGAACACGGCCGACGACGCTCTATCTCGTTGTGCCGCCCTCCGACATCAGCCGCACCAAGCCGCTGGTCCGGCTCGTGCTCAATCAGATCGGGCGCAGACTGACCGAAAAGCTGAACACCGATCGCAGGCGCCATCGCCTGTTGCTGATGCTCGACGAGTTTCCAGCGCTCGGTCGGCTCGATTTCTTCGAAAGCCAGCTCGCCTTCATGGCGGGCTATGGGCTCAAGGCATTCCTCATCGCCCAGTCCCTCAATCAGATCGAGAAAGCCTATGGCCAGAACAATGCCATCCTCGACAACTGCCATGTCCGGGTGAGTTTCGCGACCAATGACGAGCGCACCGCGAAGCGCGTTTCTGACGCCCTCGGCATGGCGACCGAGATGCGGGCGATGAAGAACTATGCCGGACACAGATTGTCGCCCTGGCTCGGCCACCTCATGGTCTCGCGGCAGGAGACGGCTCGCGCTCTGCTGACCCCCGGCGAGATCATGCAATTGCCGCCGGACGACGAGATCGTGCTCGTCTCCGGCGCACCGCCAATCCGGGGGAAGAAGGCGCGTTACTATGCCGACCCGCAGTTCAAGTCACGCATCGTCAAACCGCCGCACCTGGTTGCCGATCGCGCCGCGTCCGACAAACCGCAAACGGATGATTGGAACGGCCGGGCGTCCATCGCTGCACCCGACTCTAGGAAGAAGACTTCCGGCGATGCGGGTGAAGACAGTGACGGTGGCATCCGTCGCGAACCGGAACTGCCCGAGCATGAAGACATCGCTCCGGAACGAACGGTGCCGGCACGGGAGGAATTCGCAGGTCTTGATGATGAGCCGGATGATGATGCGCAGCGTGCCCGGCAGATGCAGGGGCG
- a CDS encoding DUF3363 domain-containing protein, with amino-acid sequence MTDRDNDMRIRPGRIRNKGTSARKAQSFVGQVMGAARKAGYTGYKLGGSKARGRSSQFGRGRFTAAARGLSRTQRRVVVKARVVRHRGARFRSAPLAKHIAYLKREGVTRDGREAGMFSADADGIDDRAFAGQCEDDRHHFRFIVSPEDADRLEDIRAFTRDLMKQAERDLGTGLDWIGVDHWNTDNPHVHILVRGRAENGKDLVISRDYISRGLRGRAEKLVELELGPRSEREIAAGLQAEVTAERWTGLDRALQGLTDDGAGVADLRPGSPEPRDPELRSLLIGRAQTLERLGLADRLDPAVWSLKPGAEQTLRDLAERGDIIKTMHRAMASGPSRAQTDFAIEAAPDTPVLGRLVERGLHDELRGESYAVIDAVDGRVHHLRFHDLDAAGDTPEGGIVETRVWRSGDSDRQRMALVGRSDLNLENQIGANGATWLDRLQLARDHAPLSMDGFGAEVREALDRRGDHLVAEGLATRNGRRITFARDLLKTLRDRELDATAAKIVAETGLPRRKPAEGERIAGTYRQRLDLASGRFAMIDDGLGFELVPWKPQLERHLSQSVSGTMTPGGGIDWSLGRKRGLSL; translated from the coding sequence ATGACCGACCGCGACAATGACATGCGCATCCGGCCCGGCCGTATCCGCAATAAGGGGACAAGCGCCCGGAAGGCGCAGAGCTTCGTCGGCCAGGTCATGGGCGCCGCCCGCAAGGCCGGATACACCGGATACAAGCTGGGCGGTTCGAAGGCGCGCGGACGAAGCTCACAATTCGGCCGCGGACGTTTCACCGCTGCGGCGCGCGGGCTGTCCCGCACGCAGCGACGCGTCGTCGTCAAGGCGCGCGTCGTCCGCCATCGCGGTGCACGCTTTCGCTCCGCGCCGCTCGCCAAGCATATCGCCTATCTCAAGCGTGAGGGCGTGACGCGCGACGGCCGTGAAGCCGGTATGTTCAGTGCCGACGCGGACGGCATTGATGATCGTGCCTTCGCCGGGCAATGCGAAGACGATCGGCATCATTTCCGCTTTATCGTCTCGCCCGAAGACGCCGACCGCCTCGAAGATATCCGCGCTTTCACGCGCGACCTGATGAAACAGGCCGAGCGCGATCTCGGCACCGGCCTCGACTGGATCGGCGTCGATCATTGGAACACCGACAACCCGCATGTGCACATACTGGTGCGCGGCCGTGCCGAGAACGGAAAAGACCTCGTCATCTCTCGCGACTATATCAGCCGGGGTCTTCGCGGCCGCGCCGAGAAATTGGTCGAGCTGGAGCTGGGGCCGCGCAGTGAACGCGAAATTGCCGCGGGGCTTCAGGCCGAGGTCACGGCAGAGCGTTGGACGGGCCTCGACCGCGCGCTCCAGGGCCTCACCGATGACGGCGCCGGCGTCGCCGATCTGCGACCCGGTTCGCCGGAACCGCGCGATCCGGAATTGCGCAGTCTGCTGATCGGCCGCGCGCAGACACTGGAACGGCTCGGTCTCGCGGACAGGCTCGACCCCGCGGTCTGGTCGCTGAAGCCTGGCGCAGAACAGACGCTGCGCGATCTTGCCGAGCGTGGCGACATCATCAAGACCATGCATCGGGCCATGGCGAGCGGACCTAGCCGCGCACAAACGGACTTCGCGATCGAGGCTGCGCCGGACACTCCCGTGCTCGGTCGACTGGTCGAACGCGGCCTTCATGATGAACTGAGGGGCGAATCCTATGCCGTGATCGACGCTGTCGACGGCCGGGTGCATCATCTGCGGTTCCATGATCTCGACGCCGCAGGCGACACGCCCGAAGGCGGCATTGTCGAAACGCGGGTCTGGCGTTCAGGCGACAGCGACCGCCAGCGCATGGCCCTGGTCGGACGCTCCGATCTCAACCTCGAAAACCAGATCGGCGCCAACGGCGCGACCTGGCTCGACCGCCTGCAACTGGCCAGGGATCACGCGCCGCTCAGCATGGACGGTTTCGGCGCCGAAGTTCGCGAGGCACTGGACCGACGTGGCGATCATCTCGTCGCCGAAGGACTGGCGACCAGGAACGGTCGGCGCATCACCTTCGCCCGCGATCTTCTGAAGACGCTGCGCGACCGAGAGCTCGACGCGACAGCGGCGAAGATCGTAGCCGAGACGGGCCTGCCGCGCCGCAAACCCGCAGAAGGCGAGCGCATCGCCGGAACCTATCGCCAGCGCCTCGACCTCGCCTCGGGCCGTTTCGCCATGATCGATGACGGCCTCGGCTTCGAACTCGTCCCCTGGAAGCCCCAGCTCGAACGCCACCTCAGCCAAAGCGTGTCGGGGACGATGACGCCCGGCGGCGGGATCGACTGGAGCCTCGGCCGCAAGCGGGGCCTCAGCCTCTGA